One Paenibacillus sp. JQZ6Y-1 genomic region harbors:
- a CDS encoding MurR/RpiR family transcriptional regulator, which translates to MMTLWKTMKYTQNLTAQERHVVDYILQQPQAVFAYNAQQLARLTLTSASTIVRLCQKLGMNGYPDFQLKLALELPPEQRQYGMLESVKAAGVEGHLQTISDVYDEAFVETRRMCIPSVMQKVIEWVKEARRIDIYGSDSNYHTAELACARWNEIGLTAIAQNNANHHYLSSPHMEPSTLSFIISHTGRNHSMLDIARTLKSNGRRTVALTVHGSPLADLCDYTLSTYAQRPGTLGKMYSMMSAQYLFDVLYAGTMPKAVDAENQMGNEETL; encoded by the coding sequence ATGATGACGTTATGGAAAACGATGAAATATACGCAAAATCTAACCGCACAGGAGCGGCATGTGGTGGACTATATTTTACAGCAGCCGCAGGCAGTCTTTGCATATAATGCGCAGCAGCTGGCGCGTCTAACGCTGACCAGTGCATCGACGATTGTACGGTTATGCCAAAAGCTTGGTATGAATGGCTATCCTGATTTTCAGTTGAAGCTGGCATTGGAATTGCCGCCAGAGCAACGGCAATATGGTATGTTAGAATCAGTGAAGGCGGCGGGAGTGGAAGGTCATTTGCAGACCATTTCTGACGTGTATGACGAGGCATTTGTGGAGACGCGGCGCATGTGCATTCCGTCGGTAATGCAGAAGGTAATAGAATGGGTCAAGGAAGCGCGGCGAATCGATATTTATGGCAGTGACAGCAATTATCATACGGCGGAGCTAGCGTGTGCGCGCTGGAATGAGATTGGATTGACGGCGATTGCGCAGAATAATGCCAATCATCACTATTTGTCCAGCCCGCATATGGAGCCGTCGACGCTGTCGTTTATTATTTCCCATACGGGACGCAACCATAGCATGCTTGATATTGCTCGGACGCTGAAAAGCAACGGTCGCCGTACCGTCGCGCTCACGGTACACGGATCGCCGCTAGCAGACCTGTGTGATTATACATTGTCTACGTATGCCCAGCGACCGGGTACATTGGGGAAAATGTATTCGATGATGTCTGCGCAATATTTGTTTGATGTCCTGTATGCGGGAACGATGCCGAAAGCAGTGGATGCGGAAAATCAGATGGGAAATGAAGAGACGTTATGA
- a CDS encoding sucrose-specific PTS transporter subunit IIBC has protein sequence MAQNHEIAQEVLEAVGGKDNIASFAHCATRLRIMVNDKEKIDQNKVENIDKVKGAFFNSGQYQIIFGTGTVNQIYEEIEKMGLDGSSKEEVKSQAKQQGSAFQRAIRTFGDVFVPIIPVLVATGLFMGLRGLLTQPEILALFGMTKDHISPNFLLYTQVLTDTAFAFLPALVAWSAFRVFGGSPVLGIILGLMLVNPALPNAYSVADGSAEALRFFGFIPVVGYQGSVIPAFVVGLLGAKLERFLRKRIPESLDLILTPFLTLLIMITLGLFAIGPIFHSLEEVVLSVTTAVLNLPYGIAGIVIGGLHQIVVVTGVHHIFNLLEIQLLERTGVNPFNAIITCAMAAQAAACLAVGLKTKDTKLKALALPSSFSAFLGITEPAIFGVNLRYMKPFIMGLIGGAGGGFLASLFHLAGTGMAITVLPGTLLYLNSELPLYILCNGVAMAIAFVLTWLFGFSDKMLNDLKIAEK, from the coding sequence ATGGCGCAAAATCATGAAATCGCTCAGGAAGTATTGGAAGCAGTCGGAGGAAAGGACAATATCGCTTCATTTGCCCATTGTGCAACACGCTTGCGCATCATGGTGAACGATAAGGAAAAGATCGATCAGAACAAGGTCGAAAACATAGATAAGGTTAAAGGTGCTTTTTTCAATTCCGGTCAGTACCAAATTATTTTCGGTACGGGTACAGTCAATCAGATTTATGAGGAAATCGAAAAGATGGGGCTGGACGGTTCTAGTAAGGAAGAAGTGAAAAGTCAGGCGAAGCAGCAGGGCAGCGCATTCCAGCGAGCCATTCGCACATTTGGTGATGTGTTTGTTCCGATCATTCCGGTGCTGGTTGCAACTGGTTTGTTCATGGGACTCCGTGGATTGCTGACGCAGCCGGAGATTCTGGCGCTGTTCGGTATGACGAAGGATCATATCTCGCCAAACTTCCTATTGTATACACAGGTACTGACGGATACGGCATTTGCGTTCTTGCCCGCATTGGTAGCATGGTCGGCGTTCCGCGTCTTTGGCGGTAGCCCTGTGCTTGGTATTATTCTCGGTCTTATGCTTGTAAACCCAGCATTGCCGAATGCGTATTCCGTTGCTGACGGTTCTGCGGAAGCGCTTCGATTCTTTGGCTTTATTCCGGTTGTCGGGTATCAAGGCTCGGTGATTCCGGCATTCGTAGTAGGTCTGCTAGGTGCGAAGTTAGAACGGTTTCTGCGTAAGCGCATTCCTGAATCGCTGGATCTGATTTTGACGCCATTTCTGACGTTGCTTATTATGATTACGCTTGGTTTGTTCGCGATTGGTCCGATCTTCCACTCACTTGAAGAAGTGGTATTGAGTGTGACAACAGCTGTGCTGAATCTGCCTTACGGTATTGCTGGTATTGTGATCGGCGGACTGCATCAGATCGTCGTAGTCACTGGGGTGCATCATATCTTCAACCTGTTGGAAATTCAATTGTTGGAACGTACGGGTGTGAATCCGTTTAATGCGATTATTACCTGTGCGATGGCAGCACAAGCAGCCGCTTGTCTTGCTGTTGGTCTGAAAACAAAAGACACCAAACTGAAAGCGCTGGCACTTCCTTCTTCGTTCTCCGCTTTCCTCGGCATTACAGAGCCAGCAATCTTCGGTGTCAATCTGCGCTATATGAAGCCGTTTATTATGGGGCTGATCGGCGGCGCAGGTGGTGGATTCCTTGCTTCTCTGTTCCATCTTGCTGGAACTGGTATGGCGATTACTGTGTTGCCGGGTACGCTGCTCTATCTGAACTCGGAGCTGCCGCTGTACATTTTGTGCAACGGCGTAGCGATGGCTATTGCATTTGTATTGACATGGCTATTCGGATTCAGCGATAAAATGCTGAATGATCTGAAAATCGCTGAGAAGTAA